In Edaphobacter paludis, a single window of DNA contains:
- a CDS encoding POTRA domain-containing protein, translating into MRLRRGGTGLAAATRLIAALVLLGGFATAQNIPSPVPSPVPSTTDGEQAPAVVPNPRIVPQAPTAETPEEAQQRINASLADFGPALSTTVWQWKGLHVSKIEFEGVTFDATDKLPSQLAQKAGAPFDPEKVRQSTRRLFASGRYRDVEVRGVRQGDSVTLIFAGSPRYYVGRVTIANVKSERLTSLLEYATKLSPGTGLTRTAVSDGVEGIRQTLEQQGYYQPKVSAKTVTDEAGDQVNVTYTVDVGPQARIGQVQLEGTDPGLTLEQFKKKGKLKTGKKVTRDTTSNALTRLRAQYQKKDHLEAVVTLQKQTYVPVRKQLDYDFHADQGPVVKVLVEGVKLSKSRLHLLVPIFEEGTIDNDLLNEGVYNIRDYVQQQGYFDATVQVRVIGEDTPSERVVFTVDRGAKHKVLAVNIKGNKYFTADLLKERMQVQKANLYLRSGRYSPSLVTADVNSIEALYRANGFDQAKVTTDVKDVDDAPDGKPLKFAQIRVTYVVNEGKQQKFGTVNLAGVDPSRMTEIKGLMNSQQGQPFSLVTLSGDRDAVLGYYLSHGFDQVRVEVKQENKADATKVNVVLNVTEGPQVFINHVLLSGIDRTKPAVVEKRILVHPGDPLDQSALLETQRNLYNMALFNEVVAAVQNPAGDAPTKNVLVQVTEAKRWNITYGVGLEAQTGTPSRGTISEASCIQLGNPSCNKDITQNGKAGVSPRVSIDVSRINLRGTEDSLTLHGSYGLLEEIGTLTFQNPHLFGRKDLSASLSGGYSNVQDITTFASSTLQGDFRVTEKVKRADTFMYDFQYRRVKVDPNSLQVSADLIPLLSQPVRVGGPGITWFHDTRSPSPLDAVKGSYTTIQGFLASSKFGSQTDFYKLDGTNSTYYEFGKQKYVLARSTRIGYERASGVNPNATTDVCQGVLLTTNPSCDAVPLPERLYAGGASSHRGFGINAAGPRDLQTGFPVGGKAALVNSLELRLPPPTLPYVGSSVSFVVFHDMGNVFQNAGDMFPSFLRFHQPNKQTCSDVSGKVGTCNFNYFSHAVGLGARYKTPVGPIRVDFSYNLNPPMYPVIYDFNNHPPHVGQAGHFNFFFSIGQSF; encoded by the coding sequence TTGAGGCTTAGGAGAGGAGGTACTGGGCTCGCGGCGGCGACTCGATTGATTGCCGCGCTTGTGCTGCTGGGCGGTTTTGCGACTGCGCAGAATATTCCTTCGCCTGTTCCCTCTCCGGTTCCGTCGACCACAGATGGAGAGCAGGCTCCTGCCGTGGTGCCGAACCCCAGGATTGTGCCGCAAGCGCCGACTGCGGAGACGCCGGAGGAGGCGCAGCAGCGGATCAACGCATCTCTGGCTGACTTTGGTCCGGCACTTTCGACGACAGTGTGGCAATGGAAGGGGTTGCACGTCAGCAAGATTGAATTTGAAGGGGTGACCTTCGATGCGACGGACAAGTTGCCGAGCCAGCTTGCGCAGAAGGCGGGCGCGCCCTTCGATCCGGAGAAGGTTCGCCAGAGCACGCGACGGTTATTTGCCAGCGGGCGTTATCGCGATGTCGAGGTGAGGGGCGTTCGGCAGGGCGACAGCGTAACGCTGATCTTTGCCGGATCGCCGCGGTATTACGTTGGCCGGGTGACAATTGCGAACGTCAAGAGCGAGCGACTGACTTCGTTGCTTGAGTATGCGACCAAACTGAGTCCGGGGACAGGGCTGACTCGAACGGCAGTGTCGGATGGAGTGGAGGGGATTAGACAGACGCTGGAGCAGCAGGGCTATTACCAGCCGAAGGTCTCTGCGAAGACGGTGACCGATGAAGCTGGAGACCAGGTCAATGTGACGTATACGGTCGATGTTGGGCCGCAGGCGCGCATCGGGCAGGTGCAGTTGGAGGGTACCGACCCTGGACTGACGCTGGAGCAGTTCAAGAAAAAGGGAAAGTTGAAGACCGGGAAAAAAGTGACCCGGGACACGACCAGCAATGCGCTGACGCGACTGCGCGCTCAATATCAGAAGAAGGACCATCTGGAAGCGGTGGTGACGCTGCAGAAGCAGACGTATGTCCCGGTGCGGAAACAACTGGACTACGACTTCCACGCTGACCAGGGACCGGTGGTAAAGGTACTGGTGGAGGGGGTGAAGCTCTCGAAGAGCCGCCTCCATCTACTGGTGCCGATCTTTGAAGAGGGGACCATCGACAACGACCTGCTGAACGAGGGCGTCTACAACATTCGCGACTACGTGCAGCAGCAGGGATACTTCGACGCGACGGTTCAGGTCCGCGTGATCGGAGAAGATACGCCGTCGGAGCGAGTGGTATTCACGGTCGATCGGGGCGCGAAGCACAAGGTGCTCGCTGTGAATATCAAGGGAAATAAGTACTTCACTGCGGACCTTCTCAAAGAGAGGATGCAGGTGCAGAAGGCCAATCTGTACCTGCGCAGTGGACGGTATAGCCCTTCGCTGGTGACGGCGGATGTCAATTCGATTGAGGCGCTGTATCGAGCAAACGGCTTCGATCAGGCCAAGGTGACTACCGATGTTAAGGACGTTGATGATGCACCGGATGGCAAGCCTCTGAAATTCGCGCAGATTCGTGTGACCTATGTGGTGAATGAAGGGAAGCAACAGAAGTTTGGCACCGTCAACCTGGCTGGCGTCGATCCGAGCCGTATGACCGAGATCAAGGGCCTGATGAACTCGCAGCAGGGCCAGCCGTTTTCGCTGGTGACGCTTTCGGGCGACCGTGACGCGGTGCTGGGATACTACCTGAGTCACGGATTTGATCAGGTGAGGGTTGAGGTTAAACAGGAGAACAAGGCTGATGCCACCAAGGTCAATGTCGTGCTGAATGTGACCGAAGGGCCGCAGGTTTTTATCAATCATGTGTTGCTCTCGGGGATCGATCGCACCAAGCCGGCGGTGGTGGAAAAGCGCATCCTGGTGCACCCGGGCGACCCGCTCGACCAGAGCGCGCTGCTGGAGACGCAGAGAAATCTTTACAACATGGCACTCTTCAATGAGGTTGTGGCGGCAGTGCAGAATCCAGCGGGAGATGCGCCCACAAAGAATGTACTGGTGCAGGTGACTGAGGCGAAGCGGTGGAATATTACATACGGAGTTGGACTCGAAGCGCAGACGGGCACCCCGAGCCGGGGCACGATCTCGGAGGCTTCGTGTATACAACTCGGCAATCCCAGTTGCAACAAAGATATAACCCAGAACGGTAAAGCGGGAGTCAGCCCGCGAGTATCGATCGACGTATCGAGAATTAATCTACGCGGTACGGAAGACTCGCTGACGTTGCACGGGTCGTATGGGCTGTTGGAGGAGATTGGAACGCTGACCTTTCAGAATCCGCATTTGTTTGGGAGAAAGGATCTTTCGGCGAGCCTCTCTGGCGGTTACTCGAATGTGCAGGACATCACGACGTTTGCCTCTTCCACGCTGCAGGGTGATTTTCGGGTGACGGAGAAGGTGAAGCGCGCAGATACGTTTATGTACGACTTTCAGTACCGCAGGGTTAAGGTCGATCCCAACAGCCTACAGGTTTCGGCGGACTTGATCCCATTACTCTCGCAGCCTGTCCGGGTAGGCGGGCCCGGGATTACGTGGTTCCACGACACGAGGTCGCCGAGTCCGCTGGATGCGGTGAAGGGCTCGTACACGACCATCCAAGGTTTCCTGGCATCGTCGAAGTTCGGATCGCAGACCGACTTCTACAAGCTCGATGGAACCAACTCGACCTACTATGAGTTCGGCAAACAGAAATATGTGCTGGCGCGAAGCACGCGTATTGGATATGAGCGGGCTTCGGGCGTGAATCCCAACGCAACAACGGACGTCTGTCAGGGAGTCCTGCTGACTACTAACCCCAGTTGCGACGCTGTGCCGCTGCCGGAGCGGCTATATGCCGGCGGTGCGAGTTCGCATCGAGGTTTTGGAATCAATGCTGCGGGGCCGCGTGATCTACAGACGGGTTTCCCGGTAGGCGGCAAGGCCGCGCTGGTCAATTCGCTCGAACTGCGTCTGCCGCCCCCGACGCTGCCCTATGTGGGGAGCAGCGTTAGCTTTGTGGTCTTTCACGATATGGGGAATGTGTTTCAGAATGCGGGCGATATGTTTCCCAGCTTTCTACGGTTTCATCAGCCGAACAAGCAGACGTGCTCGGATGTATCGGGTAAGGTCGGCACGTGCAACTTCAACTATTTCTCTCATGCCGTTGGTTTGGGAGCGCGCTATAAGACTCCCGTTGGGCCGATCCGCGTGGACTTCAGCTATAACCTGAATCCACCGATGTATCCGGTGATCTATGACTTCAATAATCATCCTCCACACGTAGGTCAGGCTGGTCACTTCAATTTTTTCTTCAGCATTGGACAGAGCTTCTAA
- a CDS encoding peptidylprolyl isomerase: MQWMRHNAGFGLVGGLMLATALMQPGTGWAQAAAVQTPTAPTSETQMPTAEPPAAQKPAAPLGPDSSLPGAGQGAVLDRVVAVVNGDLILESDIDEEQRFEEIQPYRAVDSNHSRELTVRRLIDRTLILQQAEVEPETAVSDGELDAQLATLRKDIPACKQYHCETEAGWAKYVNDHGFTVEEFRARWRQRMELLKFIEVRFRNGIRISDDDIKAYYEKTMLPEYAKRHVTPPKLETISPRIEEVLLQQQVGNLLRDWLTSLRAQGRVRIMRPGEVAP, from the coding sequence ATGCAATGGATGAGACACAATGCGGGATTTGGGTTGGTTGGCGGACTGATGTTGGCGACTGCGTTGATGCAGCCTGGGACGGGCTGGGCACAGGCTGCTGCCGTGCAGACGCCCACCGCACCGACGTCGGAAACACAGATGCCGACAGCGGAGCCCCCTGCGGCACAGAAGCCTGCCGCACCACTTGGACCTGATTCGTCTCTGCCCGGGGCGGGACAGGGAGCCGTGCTCGACCGGGTCGTTGCAGTGGTGAACGGCGATTTGATTCTTGAGAGCGATATTGATGAGGAGCAGCGATTCGAGGAGATACAGCCTTACCGCGCTGTCGATTCGAACCACTCGCGCGAATTGACCGTGAGACGGCTCATCGATCGAACACTGATCCTTCAGCAGGCAGAGGTTGAGCCCGAGACTGCGGTTTCAGACGGTGAACTCGACGCTCAGCTGGCAACGCTGCGCAAGGACATTCCGGCTTGCAAACAGTATCACTGCGAGACTGAGGCGGGCTGGGCAAAGTATGTGAATGACCACGGTTTCACTGTGGAAGAGTTCCGCGCGCGATGGCGGCAGCGGATGGAGTTGCTGAAGTTCATCGAGGTGCGCTTTCGCAACGGCATTCGGATTTCGGACGACGATATCAAGGCATATTACGAAAAGACGATGCTGCCAGAGTATGCAAAGCGGCATGTGACGCCGCCGAAACTTGAGACGATTTCGCCGCGCATCGAAGAGGTGTTGCTGCAACAGCAGGTCGGCAACCTTCTACGGGACTGGCTGACATCGTTGCGTGCGCAGGGACGCGTACGAATTATGCGACCGGGTGAGGTGGCGCCGTGA
- a CDS encoding translocation/assembly module TamB domain-containing protein: MSDREKMPLPERLEEKLNEELVKMKRSLGGRAAHVIAWIFGGFSILLLVLVAAFSWYSTTNDFNQRVSKAVVNVLENATGGRVELQKISFKLWHLAIEADGLVIHGLEGPGEAPYLSADKIQVSVRIFSFFSHVAGTGIASHVSLSFLRVDNPQVHLIIDKNGKTNQPVPKHPSTSKEPVLDTLLDLKAKQVELANGVLLLNDRAIPFDLAARDLDAEVHYIASSDHYGATVDLKDLRTKLDKEPEANSTLHVEAEVGRNMAEVKNLVLHTGEASEVKASASIKNFAHPEWQASVDGTLELKQIAVLSGVDGLKAGTVDLVLKGHSCYTTPAAAQKHPRFWQRLHPKSNGKPSTKVLPPDPDCVAGYLLVGNAKIHKAAYRDEYVRLSDIDGSSDLHITPTELLLTALTGYLPGGGSAAGELRISNWLGEVPANAPASPTTKAAVTTTNATANAMGAKAPITGKIALPPVERAHAYLSATINKIPLRTIMDVTAPENYGDLGFDTAVSGPVKMEWGGPAKDIADTVVADGTLKFAPTGVHRKGALSDIPVTGEARAHYSGTNETVQIENITLQTPQSNIDASGILGVNEGDPLTALRVDLTVRDLGEYNQLLLTLGLEGNGKKGAAAIPVVLHGALQFNGTARGAIRDLDVKGHLDASNVEAKIGTTDALIDSLVANAEYSPNSGLLVATSTVKRGTAVLKVIGDLKPRKVVSHRGVTTYVWDEGMALDAQVQLADAQMADLLEITGQQQKVPVTGTVAANGHLSGTLKQLNGSGHLSLLKGIAYGEPYDSAAADLTAHGQDIEVSNVLLKLHGMEIAGNGGYDMGSEHLHGHIEGQNLLLSKFDTVQKANSSVDATLSVVADANGTLKEPGLKANVKLSGITVKGQPVGDAVAEAHTQGETMYVTANSTAVGAKLVATGQVQLSGNYETQAKVTLTGLDIGKPLAMFGTGTLKAQSAINGTVTVSGPLKTPKALSGTAEFNPVDVTLQGVELKAAEPLRASLKDGMATVEQLHITGQDTDLKFSGTAQIFGVTDPKGGKLNVKGSGSVSMALLHTFRSDLITSGKIEFTVAAGGQVKNPALTGKVQFDNVNLAMDGIPNGLNKMNGTLVFNEDRLQVENLTATTGGGQLKIGGYIRYRNGLFADLNATGDVVRVRLYGLSATATTKLRLQGSSDSALLSGTVLLTRFGVGPDVDLAAFAATGGVSAPPDPNALSNKIRLSVRITSSPQLDFQNSYAKLAGTVDLTVRGTVATPSVLGRIQITDGSATFAGTKYQLQRGDVYFTNPVRIDPIIDLDATAQVENYDITVGLHGTMTNLKPTYRSEPPLSEADVFALLALGRTQEEAQIYSEKQAQAGTDPTTSALLGGALNATVSNRVEKLFGVGSVKIDPAFVGTLGNSAARITVQQQLSKQITATFATNVNSSAQQLIQVQYDLNHNMSIVVTRDESNVFSIVYKLRQRYR; the protein is encoded by the coding sequence GTGAGCGATCGAGAGAAGATGCCGCTGCCCGAAAGACTGGAAGAGAAGCTCAATGAGGAGCTCGTCAAGATGAAGCGCTCCCTTGGCGGAAGAGCTGCGCACGTCATTGCGTGGATCTTTGGCGGCTTCAGCATTCTTCTGCTTGTTCTGGTGGCGGCGTTCTCCTGGTACTCGACGACGAATGATTTCAATCAGCGGGTAAGCAAAGCGGTTGTGAACGTGCTGGAGAATGCGACCGGCGGTCGCGTTGAACTTCAGAAGATCAGCTTCAAACTTTGGCACCTTGCCATCGAGGCCGATGGCCTTGTGATTCACGGGCTCGAAGGCCCGGGAGAAGCGCCGTATCTGTCGGCGGACAAGATACAGGTAAGCGTCAGGATCTTCAGCTTCTTTTCTCATGTAGCAGGCACCGGCATCGCATCGCACGTCAGCCTGAGCTTTCTGCGTGTGGACAATCCGCAGGTGCATCTGATAATCGACAAGAACGGGAAGACAAACCAGCCTGTGCCCAAGCATCCGAGTACGAGCAAGGAGCCGGTACTCGATACGCTGCTGGACCTGAAGGCGAAGCAGGTCGAACTGGCGAACGGCGTGCTCCTGCTGAACGATCGGGCGATTCCGTTTGATCTGGCAGCGCGCGATCTCGATGCCGAGGTCCACTACATTGCATCGAGCGATCACTACGGTGCCACGGTCGATCTGAAAGACCTGCGGACGAAGCTTGACAAGGAGCCAGAGGCGAACTCCACGCTGCATGTCGAGGCCGAGGTAGGCCGGAACATGGCTGAGGTAAAAAACCTCGTGCTGCATACGGGCGAGGCATCGGAAGTGAAGGCGAGCGCGAGCATCAAGAACTTCGCCCATCCTGAGTGGCAGGCAAGCGTAGACGGCACTCTGGAACTAAAGCAGATTGCCGTGTTGAGCGGCGTGGACGGATTGAAGGCTGGCACCGTGGACCTCGTCCTGAAAGGCCACAGTTGCTATACGACACCGGCTGCCGCGCAGAAGCATCCCAGATTCTGGCAGCGGCTTCATCCGAAATCGAATGGGAAGCCGAGTACGAAGGTTCTGCCGCCCGACCCGGATTGCGTTGCTGGATATCTGCTGGTGGGCAACGCGAAGATACACAAGGCGGCCTATCGCGATGAGTACGTCAGACTGAGCGATATAGACGGCAGCTCCGATTTACATATCACGCCGACGGAACTGCTGCTGACTGCGTTGACTGGGTACCTTCCCGGCGGGGGAAGCGCGGCGGGCGAGCTGCGCATATCCAACTGGCTGGGCGAGGTCCCGGCGAATGCTCCTGCTTCGCCCACGACGAAGGCCGCGGTGACCACTACCAATGCAACGGCGAATGCGATGGGCGCAAAGGCTCCCATTACAGGAAAGATCGCGTTGCCGCCTGTCGAGCGGGCGCACGCCTATCTGTCGGCCACGATCAACAAAATTCCGCTGCGCACCATCATGGATGTTACGGCGCCGGAGAACTATGGCGATCTGGGTTTTGATACCGCCGTGAGTGGCCCGGTCAAGATGGAATGGGGCGGCCCGGCGAAGGACATCGCCGACACGGTGGTCGCCGATGGCACACTGAAATTTGCGCCGACCGGAGTTCATCGCAAAGGTGCGCTCTCGGATATTCCGGTGACCGGCGAGGCGCGAGCGCATTACTCGGGAACTAACGAGACAGTCCAGATTGAGAATATAACGCTGCAGACGCCGCAATCGAACATCGACGCAAGTGGCATCCTGGGGGTAAATGAAGGCGATCCGCTGACGGCATTGCGCGTCGACTTGACGGTGCGCGACCTTGGCGAATACAACCAGTTGCTGTTGACGCTGGGACTCGAAGGGAATGGCAAGAAGGGCGCAGCGGCAATTCCTGTCGTGCTTCATGGAGCGCTCCAGTTCAACGGAACGGCGCGTGGAGCGATCCGCGATCTCGATGTGAAAGGCCACCTCGACGCGTCAAATGTAGAGGCGAAGATCGGCACGACGGATGCTCTGATCGATTCGCTTGTTGCGAACGCAGAGTACTCGCCCAACTCGGGACTGCTGGTGGCGACTTCGACGGTTAAGCGCGGAACCGCCGTACTGAAGGTGATTGGCGATTTGAAGCCGCGGAAGGTGGTATCGCATCGCGGCGTCACGACCTATGTGTGGGACGAAGGCATGGCTCTCGACGCGCAGGTGCAACTGGCCGATGCGCAGATGGCTGATTTGCTTGAGATAACCGGCCAACAGCAGAAGGTTCCGGTGACGGGAACGGTCGCTGCGAATGGGCATCTGTCGGGAACATTGAAGCAGTTAAACGGCAGTGGGCACCTCTCGCTGCTGAAGGGCATTGCCTATGGAGAGCCGTATGACTCCGCTGCGGCTGACCTGACCGCGCACGGCCAGGATATTGAAGTGAGTAATGTTCTGTTGAAGCTTCATGGAATGGAGATTGCCGGCAATGGCGGCTACGACATGGGCAGTGAACATCTTCACGGCCACATCGAAGGGCAGAATCTTTTGCTGTCAAAGTTCGACACAGTGCAGAAGGCGAATTCCAGCGTAGACGCGACGCTGAGCGTGGTCGCCGATGCGAATGGCACCTTGAAAGAGCCGGGACTGAAGGCCAACGTGAAGCTGTCTGGCATCACCGTCAAAGGGCAGCCTGTGGGCGATGCCGTCGCCGAGGCACACACGCAGGGCGAGACGATGTATGTCACGGCCAACTCAACAGCCGTCGGAGCGAAGCTCGTGGCGACGGGGCAGGTGCAGTTAAGTGGCAACTACGAAACTCAGGCGAAGGTGACGCTGACCGGCCTCGACATTGGCAAGCCATTGGCTATGTTTGGCACCGGCACCCTGAAGGCGCAGTCAGCGATCAATGGTACGGTCACGGTGAGCGGGCCGCTCAAGACACCGAAGGCGCTGAGTGGAACCGCGGAGTTCAACCCGGTCGACGTGACGTTGCAGGGCGTGGAACTGAAGGCCGCCGAACCCTTGCGAGCGAGTCTGAAAGATGGAATGGCGACGGTGGAGCAGCTTCACATCACCGGCCAGGACACGGACCTCAAGTTCAGCGGGACGGCGCAGATATTCGGCGTGACAGATCCGAAGGGTGGCAAGCTGAACGTGAAGGGAAGCGGAAGCGTCAGCATGGCGCTGCTGCATACATTCCGCTCCGACCTGATCACGAGTGGAAAGATCGAGTTTACGGTTGCCGCGGGCGGGCAGGTGAAGAACCCCGCGCTCACTGGCAAGGTGCAGTTCGACAACGTGAACCTGGCTATGGACGGGATTCCGAACGGTCTCAACAAGATGAATGGCACGCTCGTCTTCAATGAAGACCGGCTGCAGGTCGAGAACCTGACGGCAACTACCGGAGGCGGTCAGTTGAAGATTGGCGGCTATATCCGCTATCGCAATGGCCTGTTTGCCGACCTGAACGCGACTGGCGATGTCGTGAGGGTGCGGTTGTATGGCCTGAGTGCTACGGCAACCACAAAGCTGAGGTTGCAGGGTTCTTCGGACAGTGCGCTATTGAGCGGAACGGTGTTGCTGACAAGGTTCGGCGTCGGGCCGGATGTCGACCTTGCGGCATTTGCAGCGACTGGCGGCGTGAGTGCGCCGCCTGACCCGAATGCTCTCTCCAACAAAATTCGCCTCAGTGTACGGATCACGAGTTCGCCGCAGCTGGACTTTCAAAACTCGTACGCCAAACTTGCGGGAACGGTGGACCTGACCGTACGCGGAACGGTTGCGACACCTTCCGTGCTGGGCCGCATCCAGATCACCGATGGCAGTGCGACTTTTGCGGGTACGAAGTACCAGTTGCAGCGCGGCGATGTCTACTTTACCAACCCCGTGCGCATCGACCCGATCATTGATCTCGACGCCACCGCACAGGTCGAGAACTACGACATCACGGTCGGCCTGCATGGAACCATGACGAACCTCAAGCCGACGTACAGATCGGAGCCTCCGTTGAGCGAAGCCGACGTTTTCGCTCTGCTGGCGCTCGGCCGCACCCAGGAAGAGGCGCAGATTTATTCGGAGAAGCAGGCGCAGGCGGGCACAGATCCGACGACCAGCGCGCTGCTTGGCGGAGCACTGAATGCGACCGTGAGCAATCGCGTGGAGAAGCTGTTCGGTGTGGGAAGTGTGAAGATCGATCCCGCATTCGTGGGAACGCTGGGAAACTCGGCGGCAAGAATTACGGTGCAGCAGCAGCTATCGAAGCAGATCACGGCGACCTTTGCCACCAACGTTAACAGTTCGGCGCAGCAGTTGATCCAGGTGCAATATGACCTGAATCACAATATGTCCATCGTGGTGACGCGCGACGAGTCCAACGTCTTCAGTATTGTTTATAAGCTGCGGCAAAGGTATCGTTAG
- a CDS encoding BON domain-containing protein, giving the protein MPVKKNVKIAALLGLSCALMFGPVTKGVAQAPAATAASSSSDAQIQADVMKALSNRRFKGVTATVQDGIVTLNGTVDVYSDKEDADKRAHRRKNVKGVQNLIEIGGPVVDDATLRNKLAEKLAYDRVGYGTTAFNALTIGVKNGVVSLGGTAYGPVDRDSAVSLVSNYPGVKDVIDNINVAPVSPMDDRIRLAEARAIYGAPQLNKYALDPAKPIRITVINGNVTLSGVVDSQSDKDIANIRANGVPGVFKVINDLQVAGAPPEAEK; this is encoded by the coding sequence ATGCCAGTGAAGAAGAACGTGAAGATTGCAGCACTCCTCGGGTTGTCGTGTGCGCTTATGTTTGGTCCCGTTACTAAAGGCGTAGCACAGGCCCCTGCGGCAACTGCGGCCAGCAGTTCGTCCGACGCGCAGATTCAGGCGGACGTTATGAAGGCGCTGAGCAACAGGAGATTCAAAGGGGTCACTGCTACCGTTCAGGACGGCATCGTCACGCTGAACGGTACGGTTGATGTCTATAGCGACAAGGAAGACGCGGACAAGCGGGCGCATCGCCGCAAGAATGTGAAGGGCGTTCAGAACCTGATTGAAATTGGCGGCCCGGTAGTCGACGATGCGACGCTACGCAATAAGCTGGCGGAAAAGCTTGCTTACGACCGCGTCGGTTATGGAACGACCGCCTTCAACGCCTTGACCATCGGCGTCAAGAATGGTGTGGTCAGCCTGGGAGGCACAGCCTATGGCCCGGTCGATCGGGACTCGGCGGTCAGCCTGGTTTCGAACTATCCCGGAGTAAAGGACGTGATCGACAACATCAACGTCGCGCCCGTATCGCCAATGGATGACCGCATTCGGTTGGCAGAGGCACGGGCCATTTACGGCGCGCCGCAGTTGAATAAGTATGCGCTCGATCCGGCCAAGCCTATTCGGATCACGGTCATCAATGGCAACGTCACCTTGTCGGGTGTGGTGGATAGCCAGTCGGACAAAGACATTGCCAACATCCGCGCGAACGGCGTTCCGGGAGTCTTCAAGGTGATCAACGACCTGCAAGTCGCTGGCGCGCCACCTGAAGCCGAGAAATAG
- a CDS encoding UbiA-like polyprenyltransferase — protein sequence MSSLWKSTVVTLEMIKWEHSIFALPFALTGAVLAADGWPPLRVLGWIVVCMVAARSAAMAFNRLVDARLDAANPRTAMRAIPAGALSGRFVGGFVVVSVVVFALGAAMLNKLTLELAPVALAVVLAYSYMKRITRWSHLVLGLALGIAPSAAWIAVRGHFDMRIAVLTVAVLLWVGGFDVLYACQDFEHDRKVGLNSVPQAFGIAPAFWIARAMHAGMLLMLCWLIVLFGLGKVAVFGVVLVALLLLYEHLIISPKDMRRMNAAFFTLNGVISVVFFGFVAADVLLRR from the coding sequence ATGAGCTCATTGTGGAAGAGTACGGTTGTAACGCTTGAGATGATCAAGTGGGAGCACTCGATCTTTGCGCTGCCGTTCGCGCTTACCGGAGCGGTGCTGGCCGCCGATGGCTGGCCTCCGCTGCGGGTGCTGGGCTGGATCGTGGTTTGCATGGTGGCAGCGCGGTCGGCGGCGATGGCCTTCAACCGCCTTGTCGATGCTCGTCTTGATGCGGCCAATCCAAGGACGGCGATGCGGGCAATTCCTGCAGGTGCCTTGAGCGGGAGATTCGTCGGCGGCTTTGTTGTGGTATCGGTGGTTGTCTTCGCGCTCGGTGCGGCGATGCTGAACAAACTTACCCTCGAACTCGCTCCAGTAGCGCTGGCCGTGGTGCTGGCATACAGCTACATGAAGCGCATTACGCGATGGTCGCACTTAGTTCTGGGACTGGCGCTGGGGATTGCTCCATCGGCAGCATGGATCGCAGTGCGTGGACACTTCGATATGCGCATCGCGGTGCTGACGGTCGCTGTGCTGCTGTGGGTCGGCGGCTTTGACGTGCTTTATGCCTGCCAGGATTTTGAGCATGATCGCAAGGTCGGGCTGAATAGCGTGCCGCAGGCTTTTGGCATCGCCCCCGCATTCTGGATCGCTCGCGCCATGCATGCCGGTATGCTGCTAATGCTCTGCTGGCTGATCGTGCTCTTCGGGCTTGGGAAGGTCGCTGTGTTTGGCGTGGTGCTGGTGGCATTGTTGCTGCTCTACGAGCATCTGATCATTTCGCCGAAAGACATGCGGCGGATGAATGCAGCCTTCTTTACCCTGAACGGTGTTATCTCGGTGGTGTTTTTTGGCTTCGTCGCGGCGGACGTCTTACTCCGGCGATAA
- a CDS encoding CsbD family protein — protein sequence MNKDKVTGKLDQVAGKVKEKVGEAVGNQKLANSGAAQQVKGNVKEAWGNAKDTAADVSDKARARSTAEGADLKARSDEKAHDVREKVTSTAQNVKDKINTKLDEVKHHLHHDDDIRQVH from the coding sequence ATGAACAAGGACAAAGTAACGGGTAAACTCGACCAGGTTGCCGGCAAAGTCAAAGAGAAAGTCGGCGAAGCAGTTGGCAATCAGAAACTTGCCAACTCTGGTGCAGCCCAGCAGGTAAAAGGCAACGTGAAGGAAGCCTGGGGCAACGCAAAGGACACGGCAGCGGACGTGAGCGACAAAGCACGCGCCCGTAGCACCGCAGAAGGCGCGGATCTGAAAGCACGCAGTGACGAAAAGGCTCACGATGTTCGCGAGAAGGTCACATCCACCGCGCAGAACGTTAAAGACAAGATCAACACTAAGCTGGATGAGGTGAAGCATCACCTGCATCACGACGACGATATCCGGCAAGTCCACTAA
- a CDS encoding lmo0937 family membrane protein — MLWTITIILFILWIVGLVSSYTLGGWIHILLVLAIIVLIFNLMSGRRAV, encoded by the coding sequence ATGCTTTGGACTATCACGATTATCCTCTTCATCCTCTGGATTGTAGGGTTGGTCAGCAGCTACACCCTCGGCGGCTGGATCCATATTCTTTTGGTCCTTGCCATCATCGTTCTTATCTTCAACCTCATGTCAGGTAGACGAGCAGTTTAG